From a region of the Nonlabens sp. Hel1_33_55 genome:
- a CDS encoding helix-turn-helix domain-containing protein, whose protein sequence is MVNSEEFSKRLELIMEHHDLNASSFAEQIGVGRSSISHILSGRNKPSLDFVLSILKNFDEVDLYWLLNGKGTYPKSKSAPIVENSNTQELTKEKSTTVNKSDAVEESDTDKTAEPIAEKSDTPQSHFLKKGKNISKVIWFYEDGTFTEFIPNP, encoded by the coding sequence ATGGTAAACTCAGAGGAATTTTCGAAGAGATTAGAGCTCATAATGGAGCATCACGACCTCAACGCATCCAGTTTTGCAGAGCAAATTGGTGTTGGTCGTAGCTCCATTTCACACATACTTTCTGGAAGAAACAAACCGAGTTTAGACTTCGTCTTGTCCATTCTAAAGAACTTTGATGAAGTAGATCTCTATTGGTTACTGAATGGAAAAGGCACCTACCCTAAAAGTAAATCGGCTCCAATTGTAGAAAATTCCAACACCCAAGAATTGACAAAAGAGAAGTCAACTACAGTAAACAAAAGCGATGCTGTCGAAGAATCTGATACAGATAAAACAGCTGAACCAATAGCTGAAAAGTCAGATACACCTCAATCTCATTTTTTAAAAAAAGGGAAAAATATATCAAAAGTAATTTGGTTTTATGAAGACGGTACTTTCACAGAGTTTATTCCCAACCCTTAA